Proteins from a genomic interval of Phyllopteryx taeniolatus isolate TA_2022b chromosome 3, UOR_Ptae_1.2, whole genome shotgun sequence:
- the mthfd2l gene encoding probable bifunctional methylenetetrahydrofolate dehydrogenase/cyclohydrolase 2 isoform X3 — MLRLADPHRSCRAKLRIHRKCENQRRHLQQSATRHAAVVISGAALARQLHREIQRDVEELVAQGNMRPHLGVVFVGDDPASRTYVRNKTRAASTLGISSDTVLRPSSVSQEELLDLIDKMNRDWRVSGLLVQLPLPEHINERAVCNAIAPEKDVDGFHIVNIGKLCLDQRSMVPATPAAVWEIIKRSGIETVGKNVLVAGRSKNVGMPIAMLLHTDRSHERPGGDATVTIAHRCTPRERLKELTSLADIIIAAAGVPGLITADMVKESAAVIDVGINRIVDPKTGKLRLIGDVDFEGVKQKASFITPVPGGVGPMTVAMLMKNTVTAARNALMH, encoded by the exons ATGTTGAG GTTGGCGGACCCCCACCGCTCCTGCCGGGCCAAGCTGCGGATACACAGAAAATGCGAGAATCAACGGAGACACCTGCAGCAGTCGGCGACGAG GCATGCAGCCGTGGTGATTTCGGGTGCGGCGTTGGCTCGTCAGCTCCACAGAGAGATCCAACGTGACGTGGAAGAGCTCGTCGCTCAGGGTAACATGAGACCTCATCTAGGAGTGGTCTTCGTGGGGGACGACCCGGCCAGCAGGACCTACGTTAGGAACAAAACACGAGCTGCCAGCACTTTGG GTATTTCCAGCGACACGGTGTTGCGCCCTAGTTCGGTCTCTCAGGAGGAGTTGCTGGATCTAATAGACAAGATGAACCGAGACTGGCGGGTCAGCGGACTGCTGGTGCAGCTGCCACTTCCTG agcaCATCAATGAAAGAGCTGTCTGTAACGCCATTGCTCCAGAAAAGGACGTGGATGGCTTCCATATTGTGAATATCGGCAAGCTGTGTCTTGACCAGAGATCCATGGTGCCTGCCACGCCTGCAGCTGTCTGGGAGATCATTAAAAGATCAG GTATTGAGACAGTGGGAAAGAATGTGCTGGTTGCCGGACGCTCGAAAAATGTCGGGATGCCCATCGCCATGTTGCTGCATACCGATCGTAGCCATGAGCGCCCTGGCG GTGACGCCACGGTGACCATCGCTCACAGATGTACGCCGAGGGAGCGGCTGAAGGAGTTAACCAGCCTGGCCGACATCATCATTGCTGCTGCAG gTGTTCCCGGTCTGATCACAGCAGATATGGTGAAAGAGAGTGCGGCAGTCATTGACGTGGGCATCAACCGCATTGTGGACCCCAAAACGGGGAAACTGAGGCTCATTGGTGATGTGGACTTCGAGG GTGTGAAACAGAAGGCGAGCTTCATCACTCCCGTTCCTGGAGGCGTGGGTCCTATGACGGTGGCCATGTTGATGAAGAACACTGTGACCGCCGCCAGAAACGCACTGATGCATTAA
- the LOC133475092 gene encoding proepiregulin-like isoform X1, producing MSTPQLTVTWLVTHNTTNRSPENRSKAFLHISEERNYCTSSSQMAKVSALLSIFGVMLVWPFVLTKSVSSILQTTHTDSSMSAGRGEERSHVVKRTTQNCDATFANYCMNGGQCMLLVDFNEHHCKCHGGFYGPRCSNLELVFKPIGEEQVIFIIFCVTLLAVGLAGALYFCCKWYKKNKCNPQQKWQGYKGVQTI from the exons ATGAGCACACCTCAGCTCACCGTTACTTGGTTAGTGACACACAACACAACGAACCGCAGCCCTGAAAACAGGTCGAAGgcatttttgcacatttcagAAGAGCGAAACTACTGTACGTCCTCGTCCCAAATGGCAAAAGTGTCAGCTCTTCTCTCCATTTTCG GTGTCATGCTGGTGTGGCCTTTTGTCCTGACAAAGAGTGTCTCATCCATACTTCAGACTACACACACTGACTCCTCCATGTCTGCAG GCCGTGGAGAAGAGCGCTCCCATGTGGTGAAACGCACCACCCAGAACTGCGACGCCACTTTCGCCAACTACTGCATGAACGGAGGTCAGTGCATGCTGCTGGTGGACTTTAACGAGCACCACTGCAA GTGTCACGGTGGTTTCTACGGGCCCCGCTGTAGCAACCTGGAGCTGGTCTTCAAGCCAATAGGAGAGGAGCAggtcatcttcatcatcttctgCGTGACTCTGCTCGCCGTGGGCCTGGCTGGAGCGCTCTACTTCTGCTGCAAGTG GTATAAGAAGAATAAATGTAATCCCCAGCAGAAGTGGCAAGGCTACAAAGGAGTCCAGACAATATAG
- the mthfd2l gene encoding probable bifunctional methylenetetrahydrofolate dehydrogenase/cyclohydrolase 2 isoform X1: protein MRRMCVMIVMKVVFVVLLACSIVSFPVVVVCHYDNAHAHTRARANMAASVSPLRSYWTLCSRLADPHRSCRAKLRIHRKCENQRRHLQQSATRHAAVVISGAALARQLHREIQRDVEELVAQGNMRPHLGVVFVGDDPASRTYVRNKTRAASTLGISSDTVLRPSSVSQEELLDLIDKMNRDWRVSGLLVQLPLPEHINERAVCNAIAPEKDVDGFHIVNIGKLCLDQRSMVPATPAAVWEIIKRSGIETVGKNVLVAGRSKNVGMPIAMLLHTDRSHERPGGDATVTIAHRCTPRERLKELTSLADIIIAAAGVPGLITADMVKESAAVIDVGINRIVDPKTGKLRLIGDVDFEGVKQKASFITPVPGGVGPMTVAMLMKNTVTAARNALMH, encoded by the exons ATGAGGCGAATGTGTGTGATGATTGTAATGAAGGTCGTCTTTGTTGTTCTGCTAGCATGTAGCATCGTTAGCTTCCCGGTAGTGGTGGTATGTCACTATGACAACGCTCACGCGCACACTCGCGCTCGCGCAAACATGGCGGCCTCTGTTTCACCGCTACGCTCCTACTGGACGCTTTGTAGCAGGTTGGCGGACCCCCACCGCTCCTGCCGGGCCAAGCTGCGGATACACAGAAAATGCGAGAATCAACGGAGACACCTGCAGCAGTCGGCGACGAG GCATGCAGCCGTGGTGATTTCGGGTGCGGCGTTGGCTCGTCAGCTCCACAGAGAGATCCAACGTGACGTGGAAGAGCTCGTCGCTCAGGGTAACATGAGACCTCATCTAGGAGTGGTCTTCGTGGGGGACGACCCGGCCAGCAGGACCTACGTTAGGAACAAAACACGAGCTGCCAGCACTTTGG GTATTTCCAGCGACACGGTGTTGCGCCCTAGTTCGGTCTCTCAGGAGGAGTTGCTGGATCTAATAGACAAGATGAACCGAGACTGGCGGGTCAGCGGACTGCTGGTGCAGCTGCCACTTCCTG agcaCATCAATGAAAGAGCTGTCTGTAACGCCATTGCTCCAGAAAAGGACGTGGATGGCTTCCATATTGTGAATATCGGCAAGCTGTGTCTTGACCAGAGATCCATGGTGCCTGCCACGCCTGCAGCTGTCTGGGAGATCATTAAAAGATCAG GTATTGAGACAGTGGGAAAGAATGTGCTGGTTGCCGGACGCTCGAAAAATGTCGGGATGCCCATCGCCATGTTGCTGCATACCGATCGTAGCCATGAGCGCCCTGGCG GTGACGCCACGGTGACCATCGCTCACAGATGTACGCCGAGGGAGCGGCTGAAGGAGTTAACCAGCCTGGCCGACATCATCATTGCTGCTGCAG gTGTTCCCGGTCTGATCACAGCAGATATGGTGAAAGAGAGTGCGGCAGTCATTGACGTGGGCATCAACCGCATTGTGGACCCCAAAACGGGGAAACTGAGGCTCATTGGTGATGTGGACTTCGAGG GTGTGAAACAGAAGGCGAGCTTCATCACTCCCGTTCCTGGAGGCGTGGGTCCTATGACGGTGGCCATGTTGATGAAGAACACTGTGACCGCCGCCAGAAACGCACTGATGCATTAA
- the mthfd2l gene encoding probable bifunctional methylenetetrahydrofolate dehydrogenase/cyclohydrolase 2 isoform X2, which yields MRRMCVMIVMKVVFVVLLACSIVSFPVVVVCHYDNAHAHTRARANMAASVSPLRSYWTLCSRLADPHRSCRAKLRIHRKCENQRRHLQQSATRHAAVVISGAALARQLHREIQRDVEELVAQGNMRPHLGVVFVGDDPASRTYVRNKTRAASTLGISSDTVLRPSSVSQEELLDLIDKMNRDWRVSGLLVQLPLPEHINERAVCNAIAPEKDVDGFHIVNIGKLCLDQRSMVPATPAAVWEIIKRSGDATVTIAHRCTPRERLKELTSLADIIIAAAGVPGLITADMVKESAAVIDVGINRIVDPKTGKLRLIGDVDFEGVKQKASFITPVPGGVGPMTVAMLMKNTVTAARNALMH from the exons ATGAGGCGAATGTGTGTGATGATTGTAATGAAGGTCGTCTTTGTTGTTCTGCTAGCATGTAGCATCGTTAGCTTCCCGGTAGTGGTGGTATGTCACTATGACAACGCTCACGCGCACACTCGCGCTCGCGCAAACATGGCGGCCTCTGTTTCACCGCTACGCTCCTACTGGACGCTTTGTAGCAGGTTGGCGGACCCCCACCGCTCCTGCCGGGCCAAGCTGCGGATACACAGAAAATGCGAGAATCAACGGAGACACCTGCAGCAGTCGGCGACGAG GCATGCAGCCGTGGTGATTTCGGGTGCGGCGTTGGCTCGTCAGCTCCACAGAGAGATCCAACGTGACGTGGAAGAGCTCGTCGCTCAGGGTAACATGAGACCTCATCTAGGAGTGGTCTTCGTGGGGGACGACCCGGCCAGCAGGACCTACGTTAGGAACAAAACACGAGCTGCCAGCACTTTGG GTATTTCCAGCGACACGGTGTTGCGCCCTAGTTCGGTCTCTCAGGAGGAGTTGCTGGATCTAATAGACAAGATGAACCGAGACTGGCGGGTCAGCGGACTGCTGGTGCAGCTGCCACTTCCTG agcaCATCAATGAAAGAGCTGTCTGTAACGCCATTGCTCCAGAAAAGGACGTGGATGGCTTCCATATTGTGAATATCGGCAAGCTGTGTCTTGACCAGAGATCCATGGTGCCTGCCACGCCTGCAGCTGTCTGGGAGATCATTAAAAGATCAG GTGACGCCACGGTGACCATCGCTCACAGATGTACGCCGAGGGAGCGGCTGAAGGAGTTAACCAGCCTGGCCGACATCATCATTGCTGCTGCAG gTGTTCCCGGTCTGATCACAGCAGATATGGTGAAAGAGAGTGCGGCAGTCATTGACGTGGGCATCAACCGCATTGTGGACCCCAAAACGGGGAAACTGAGGCTCATTGGTGATGTGGACTTCGAGG GTGTGAAACAGAAGGCGAGCTTCATCACTCCCGTTCCTGGAGGCGTGGGTCCTATGACGGTGGCCATGTTGATGAAGAACACTGTGACCGCCGCCAGAAACGCACTGATGCATTAA
- the mthfd2l gene encoding probable bifunctional methylenetetrahydrofolate dehydrogenase/cyclohydrolase 2 isoform X5: MRPHLGVVFVGDDPASRTYVRNKTRAASTLGISSDTVLRPSSVSQEELLDLIDKMNRDWRVSGLLVQLPLPEHINERAVCNAIAPEKDVDGFHIVNIGKLCLDQRSMVPATPAAVWEIIKRSGIETVGKNVLVAGRSKNVGMPIAMLLHTDRSHERPGGDATVTIAHRCTPRERLKELTSLADIIIAAAGVPGLITADMVKESAAVIDVGINRIVDPKTGKLRLIGDVDFEGVKQKASFITPVPGGVGPMTVAMLMKNTVTAARNALMH; encoded by the exons ATGAGACCTCATCTAGGAGTGGTCTTCGTGGGGGACGACCCGGCCAGCAGGACCTACGTTAGGAACAAAACACGAGCTGCCAGCACTTTGG GTATTTCCAGCGACACGGTGTTGCGCCCTAGTTCGGTCTCTCAGGAGGAGTTGCTGGATCTAATAGACAAGATGAACCGAGACTGGCGGGTCAGCGGACTGCTGGTGCAGCTGCCACTTCCTG agcaCATCAATGAAAGAGCTGTCTGTAACGCCATTGCTCCAGAAAAGGACGTGGATGGCTTCCATATTGTGAATATCGGCAAGCTGTGTCTTGACCAGAGATCCATGGTGCCTGCCACGCCTGCAGCTGTCTGGGAGATCATTAAAAGATCAG GTATTGAGACAGTGGGAAAGAATGTGCTGGTTGCCGGACGCTCGAAAAATGTCGGGATGCCCATCGCCATGTTGCTGCATACCGATCGTAGCCATGAGCGCCCTGGCG GTGACGCCACGGTGACCATCGCTCACAGATGTACGCCGAGGGAGCGGCTGAAGGAGTTAACCAGCCTGGCCGACATCATCATTGCTGCTGCAG gTGTTCCCGGTCTGATCACAGCAGATATGGTGAAAGAGAGTGCGGCAGTCATTGACGTGGGCATCAACCGCATTGTGGACCCCAAAACGGGGAAACTGAGGCTCATTGGTGATGTGGACTTCGAGG GTGTGAAACAGAAGGCGAGCTTCATCACTCCCGTTCCTGGAGGCGTGGGTCCTATGACGGTGGCCATGTTGATGAAGAACACTGTGACCGCCGCCAGAAACGCACTGATGCATTAA
- the epgn gene encoding epigen: MLAQSLKKGVLSAFLLLLAASGQSAQTTTNPTQLENITIADPLLMSSHRPCGSQDQQFCLNGGTCVYPQDNTEPFCICKSGFSGNRCHYDGEVNSVFCRSDHFIEHLIAISCVAAIFIFILVFIISCIVRKRCIKSAKQIKSVPCEVTV; the protein is encoded by the exons ATGCTTGCGCAGAGTCTCAAAAAGG GTGTGCTCTCAGCCTTTCTTCTTCTCCTGGCAGCGTCGGGACAGTCGGCACAAACCACAACAAATCCGACTCAGCTTGAAAACA TCACCATCGCGGATCCTCTACTCATGAGTTCACACAGGCCGTGTGGAAGCCAAGACCAGCAATTCTGTTTAAATGGCGGCACATGCGTCTATCCCCAGGACAACACGGAACCCTTTTGCAT CTGCAAATCCGGCTTCAGCGGGAATCGCTGCCACTATGATGGCGAGGTTAACTCCGTGTTCTGTCGAAGTGACCATTTTATAGAGCACCTCATTGCCATCAGCTGCGTGGCGGCCATATTCATCTTCATCCTGGTCTTCATCATTTCCTGCATCGTCCGCAAGAG gtgtATAAAATCAGCAAAGCAAATCAAATCTGTACCATGTGAGGTGACTGTGTGA
- the LOC133475092 gene encoding proepiregulin-like isoform X2, producing the protein MSTPQLTVTWLVTHNTTNRSPENRSKAFLHISEERNYCTSSSQMAKVSALLSIFGRGEERSHVVKRTTQNCDATFANYCMNGGQCMLLVDFNEHHCKCHGGFYGPRCSNLELVFKPIGEEQVIFIIFCVTLLAVGLAGALYFCCKWYKKNKCNPQQKWQGYKGVQTI; encoded by the exons ATGAGCACACCTCAGCTCACCGTTACTTGGTTAGTGACACACAACACAACGAACCGCAGCCCTGAAAACAGGTCGAAGgcatttttgcacatttcagAAGAGCGAAACTACTGTACGTCCTCGTCCCAAATGGCAAAAGTGTCAGCTCTTCTCTCCATTTTCG GCCGTGGAGAAGAGCGCTCCCATGTGGTGAAACGCACCACCCAGAACTGCGACGCCACTTTCGCCAACTACTGCATGAACGGAGGTCAGTGCATGCTGCTGGTGGACTTTAACGAGCACCACTGCAA GTGTCACGGTGGTTTCTACGGGCCCCGCTGTAGCAACCTGGAGCTGGTCTTCAAGCCAATAGGAGAGGAGCAggtcatcttcatcatcttctgCGTGACTCTGCTCGCCGTGGGCCTGGCTGGAGCGCTCTACTTCTGCTGCAAGTG GTATAAGAAGAATAAATGTAATCCCCAGCAGAAGTGGCAAGGCTACAAAGGAGTCCAGACAATATAG
- the mthfd2l gene encoding probable bifunctional methylenetetrahydrofolate dehydrogenase/cyclohydrolase 2 isoform X4 gives MGVGGWTCAMNDRRLHCRHAAVVISGAALARQLHREIQRDVEELVAQGNMRPHLGVVFVGDDPASRTYVRNKTRAASTLGISSDTVLRPSSVSQEELLDLIDKMNRDWRVSGLLVQLPLPEHINERAVCNAIAPEKDVDGFHIVNIGKLCLDQRSMVPATPAAVWEIIKRSGIETVGKNVLVAGRSKNVGMPIAMLLHTDRSHERPGGDATVTIAHRCTPRERLKELTSLADIIIAAAGVPGLITADMVKESAAVIDVGINRIVDPKTGKLRLIGDVDFEGVKQKASFITPVPGGVGPMTVAMLMKNTVTAARNALMH, from the exons ATGGGGGTTGGGGGATGGACCTGTGCTATGAATGACAGGCGGCTTCACTGCAG GCATGCAGCCGTGGTGATTTCGGGTGCGGCGTTGGCTCGTCAGCTCCACAGAGAGATCCAACGTGACGTGGAAGAGCTCGTCGCTCAGGGTAACATGAGACCTCATCTAGGAGTGGTCTTCGTGGGGGACGACCCGGCCAGCAGGACCTACGTTAGGAACAAAACACGAGCTGCCAGCACTTTGG GTATTTCCAGCGACACGGTGTTGCGCCCTAGTTCGGTCTCTCAGGAGGAGTTGCTGGATCTAATAGACAAGATGAACCGAGACTGGCGGGTCAGCGGACTGCTGGTGCAGCTGCCACTTCCTG agcaCATCAATGAAAGAGCTGTCTGTAACGCCATTGCTCCAGAAAAGGACGTGGATGGCTTCCATATTGTGAATATCGGCAAGCTGTGTCTTGACCAGAGATCCATGGTGCCTGCCACGCCTGCAGCTGTCTGGGAGATCATTAAAAGATCAG GTATTGAGACAGTGGGAAAGAATGTGCTGGTTGCCGGACGCTCGAAAAATGTCGGGATGCCCATCGCCATGTTGCTGCATACCGATCGTAGCCATGAGCGCCCTGGCG GTGACGCCACGGTGACCATCGCTCACAGATGTACGCCGAGGGAGCGGCTGAAGGAGTTAACCAGCCTGGCCGACATCATCATTGCTGCTGCAG gTGTTCCCGGTCTGATCACAGCAGATATGGTGAAAGAGAGTGCGGCAGTCATTGACGTGGGCATCAACCGCATTGTGGACCCCAAAACGGGGAAACTGAGGCTCATTGGTGATGTGGACTTCGAGG GTGTGAAACAGAAGGCGAGCTTCATCACTCCCGTTCCTGGAGGCGTGGGTCCTATGACGGTGGCCATGTTGATGAAGAACACTGTGACCGCCGCCAGAAACGCACTGATGCATTAA
- the areg gene encoding amphiregulin — translation MNTFILTRLLCFVLFSILGAQGSEASSSGEFGSVTVVGSASGEGLQVVQGNVDDDVDFEELASGLLREDRKKRKGKGKKKSKQKSRSTTAFNLEHTHSTQGRTPAMETTQNPCNSTHLGYCIHGYCQRMEGLQEPVCICMKGYDGERCGIQTLGTIGSMSEHSSDAVWVQMGLVITATVLSLISCTAVMLMACAHYKSQKNFLASHLGSWSEQQKLQKPACNVVV, via the exons ATGAACACCTTCATCCTCACCCGCCTCCTCTGTTTCG tacttttcagtaTTCTGGGCGCTCAGGGATCTGAGGCGTCGTCCTCCGGCGAGTTCGGCAGCGTGACCGTGGTGGGCTCGGCCTCAGGGGAAGGCCTCCAGGTTGTGCAGGGCAATGTGGACGACGACGTGGACTTTGAGGAACTCGCAA GTGGGCTCCTGAGAGAGGacaggaagaagaggaaaggCAAAGGCAAGAAGAAGAGCAAGCAGAAGAGCAGGAGCACCACAGCGTTCAACCTCGAGCACACGCACTCCACTCAAGGCCGCACCCCCGCCATGGAGACCACCCAGAACCCCTGCAACTCCACCCACCTGGGGTACTGCATCCACGGCTACTGCCAGCGCATGGAAGGCCTGCAGGAGCCCGTGTGCAT CTGCATGAAGGGCTATGACGGCGAGCGCTGTGGGATCCAAACTTTGGGGACCATCGGGAGCATGTCGGAGCACAGCAGCGATGCCGTGTGGGTCCAGATGGGCTTGGTCATCACTGCCACAGTTCTGTCCTTAATCAGCTGCACCGCTGTCATGCTCATGGCCTGCGCACA TTACAAGTCCCAAAAAAACTTCCTGGCGTCCCACCTCGGGAGCTGGTCGGAGCAGCAGAAGCTGCAGAAACCCGCCTGTAATGTTGTGGTGTGA